One part of the Diadema setosum chromosome 22, eeDiaSeto1, whole genome shotgun sequence genome encodes these proteins:
- the LOC140245330 gene encoding transmembrane protein 163b-like — MRKGHTSQDGHQKLERIAQFLLSVLFLTAAVVIVLKSIHKLYHRKIESSYLLIAVVATGGLMEIACSVFKIHFGRKLQSSSVLADGITSLVSGAVGLSIIPCQYISHDVPNVSLDHVIGIVEGIFMAIYGLWMLFLGISNGSTICKRRVNETHDEEFEGHR; from the exons ATGCGGAAAGGACACACATCACAAGACGGACACCAGAAATTGGAACGCAT AGCCCAGTTTTTGCTGAGCGTTTTATTCTTAACCGCCGCCGTAGTGATTGTTCTTAAGTCTATTCATAAGTTATATCATCGGAAAATTGAATCA TCGTACCTTCTAATCGCGGTGGTAGCTACTGGCGGACTGATGGAGATTGCCTGCAGTGTGTTCAAAATTCATTTCGGCAGAAAGCTGCAAAGCTCTTCAGTTTTAGCAGACG GTATCACCTCTCTCGTGTCTGGCGCAGTTGGATTAAGCATCATACCATGTCAGTACATATCTCATGACGTACCAAACGTATCACTAGATCACGTGATCGGTATCGTTGAGGGAATCTTCATGGCTATCTATGGACTGTG GATGCTCTTCCTTGGCATTTCCAACGGATCCACCATCTGCAAACGGCGAGTAAATGAAACCCATGATGAGGAGTTCGAAGGTCATCGATAA
- the LOC140245384 gene encoding A disintegrin and metalloproteinase with thrombospondin motifs 13-like — protein MSSARPVGVESFKWSLCSAQNIKLFLKTRFSGCLQDPPAIEDPEVDLLPVDDLPGTRYGLDSQCELAYGAGSTVCSSSVCGSLGCQRAGYCHYAGVTVMEGTTCGRNKWCISGECISSSGGVPEPVDGGWSEWEPYFSQCSRTCGTGVRVRKRYCVNPAPMYGGLACPGKTQEVELCNMEPCENTTSDDFKNQQCAATNSKQFMHQYYTWKAFLPSALVGNQICKLQCISNANFYAQREPGSFADGTQCWDSETNELPKTKVCVEGQCKEFGCDGKMNSGRVRDECWKCDGSGRTCRRRVGRVRNVGAIHDFKTFLTIPVNSTRVKIINRNLRYTHMSVVAGEEIVFRGEMFIPPLSKRYSHRGMLIKYLANASINQEEIWLLSGPTTETLEVSVILLHNPRYQGNRVRPDIVWEYYTPISDPITYYWQYRPGGECSASCGPGVQWRRVYCVEEIAGVAVEVSDLFCQADTRPADHHSCSLRPCPTPVWMTSMWSACSSSCGVGRRKRVVECRLNTTLEPREGECDPTKRPSKVERCSNAPCYTDLAPQVDIACNGLIKRKQGYIDQMRKATGGDACTAVIAAPIQKVVMVIIKDMNIDCRAGESLEIRIGEERKRLCGKRHNYVIDTHSNVVAIEHKTHRKGHGYRLEYHLRKRIDISACDHLITAKKTKLSSPGWPDRYPPNVNCTYRFVGPPGSIITFRVKAFKLQGKEPRCKHDRVEMLDLLTSDKLVRCGTTSSKYTVRLSGYDGLIRFTSNESGQYGGFKIIAYIT, from the exons ATGTCGTCCGCCAGACCCGTCGGGGTAGAATCCTTCAAGTGGTCGCTATGTAGTGCTCAAAATATCAAGCTTTTCCTCAA AACTCGATTTTCGGGATGTCTCCAGGACCCACCAGCAATAGAAGACCCGGAAGTGGATCTACTACCAGTAGATGATCTCCCGGGCACAAGATACGGATTGGACTCTCAATGCGAACTGGCCTACGGAGCAGGCTCTACTGTGTGTTCGTCATCG GTATGTGGAAGTCTAGGTTGTCAACGAGCTGGTTACTGTCACTATGCGGGAGTTACGGTCATGGAAGGCACGACGTGTGGACGCAACAAG TGGTGTATCAGTGGTGAATGCATCTCGTCCAGTGGAGGCGTTCCAGAACCAGTGGACGGCGGTTGGTCTGAATGGGAGCCATATTTTAGCCAATGCTCCCGGACATGCGGGACTGGGGTGAGAGTAAGGAAGCGGTACTGTGTCAATCCAGCGCCTATGTACGGCGGCCTCGCTTGCCCAGGCAAAACTCAAGAAGTGGAGCTATGTAATATGGAG CCTTGCGAAAATACGACTTCAGATGATTTCAAGAACCAGCAATGTGCGGCAACCAATTCGAAGCAATTTATGCATCAGTACTACACGTGGAAAGCCTTCTTACCGTCCGCTCTAGTAG GAAATCAAATCTGTAAGCTGCAGTGTATATCTAACGCCAATTTCTATGCACAACGTGAGCCGGGTTCGTTTGCTGATGGCACACAGTGTTGGGACAGTGAGACGAATGAATTGCCAAAGACCAAAGTATGCGTGGAAGGACAGTGCAAG GAGTTTGGATGCGATGGGAAGATGAATTCGGGTCGCGTTCGAGACGAGTGCTGGAAGTGCGACGGATCGGGCAGGACGTGCAGACGTCGAGTTGGCAGGGTGCGGAACGTTGGTGCCATTCACG ACTTCAAAACATTCTTGACGATACCGGTCAATTCAACTCGTGTAAAAATCATCAATCGGAACCTCCGATACACCCACATGT CTGTAGTAGCGGGCGAGGAAATCGTCTTCCGGGGTGAGATGTTTATCCCACCGCTGAGCAAACGGTACAGCCATCGTGGCATGCTCATCAAGTACCTTGCCAACGCGTCTATAAACCAGGAGGAGATCTGGCTGTTGTCCGGACCCACCACCGAGACTCTGGAAGTCTCCGTTATCCTCCTCCACAACCCACGTTACCAGGGCAACCGGGTCAGGCCGGACATCGTGTGGGAATACTACACACCCATCAGTGACCCCATCACGTATTA TTGGCAGTACCGTCCTGGTGGAGAGTGCTCGGCGTCTTGCGGCCCAGGTGTCCAGTGGAGAAGGGTGTACTGTGTGGAG GAAATCGCAGGTGTGGCGGTTGAAGTGAGTGACCTCTTTTGCCAAGCTGACACTAGACCAGCTGACCATCATAGCTGTAGCCTGCGACCATGTCCCACTCCCGTGTGGATGACAAGTATGTGGAGCGCG TGCTCTTCTTCCTGCGGGGTTGGGCGGCGCAAGCGGGTTGTGGAGTGCCGGCTGAACACGACGCTGGAGCCTCGAGAAGGCGAATGCGATCCTACCAAGAGGCCAAGCAAGGTGGAGAGGTGTTCGAATGCCCCTTGCTACACAGACCTAGCCCCACAAG TTGATATTGCCTGCAACGGACTTATCAAGCGCAAACAGGGTTACATCGACCAGATGAGGAAAGCTACAGGCGGCGATGCCTGCACAGCCGTCATCGCTGCACCAATCCAGAAAGTCGTCATGGTCATCATAAAGGATATGAATATCGATTGTCGAGCAG GCGAATCGTTGGAGATCAGAATAggagaagaaaggaaaagattATGCGGCAAGCGTCATAACTACGTGATAGATACCCATAGCAACGTTGTGGCCATAGAACATAAAACACATAGAAAAGGTCACGGATACCGATTGGAATATCACCTACGGAAACGTATAGATATCAGTG CCTGCGATCATTTGATCACCGCCAAAAAGACCAAGCTATCCAGCCCAGGTTGGCCAGACCGATATCCGCCTAATGTGAACTGCACGTATCGCTTCGTCGGTCCTCCGGGGTCCATCATCACGTTTCGAGTGAAGGCTTTCAAGTTGCAAGGAAAAGAACCAAGGTGTAAACACGATCGAGTCGAG ATGCTAGACCTGTTAACGAGTGACAAGCTGGTTCGATGCGGTACAACGTCATCAAAATACACCGTTAGACTTTCAGGATACGACGGTTTAATACGATTTACTTCGAACGAAAGTGGTCAATATGGTGGATTCAAAATTATCGCTTACATAACTTAA